The following proteins are co-located in the Solanum pennellii chromosome 8, SPENNV200 genome:
- the LOC107027792 gene encoding pre-mRNA-splicing factor syf2-like: MSDKRRVGIHLSFDAPDERDGVASGNDDGEDNMGEESANLTGRKKKLFELRLKMNEARKANQSAMVAEKKKTEVPPAESSRGMFKQKWIEQRNKKIGNSLDADGLDMSKTYMLDSQESAEAKYNRMKEADRDASNIQYGKAPKLSDDKIERMVKELKDRDEKHQSFSRRRKFHEEKDIDSINDRNEHFNKKIERAFGKYTLEIKNNLERGTALPD; this comes from the coding sequence ATGAGTGACAAAAGAAGAGTTGGTATTCATTTGAGTTTCGATGCACCTGATGAAAGAGACGGTGTTGCAAGTGGCAATGATGATGGAGAGGATAATATGGGAGAAGAGTCGGCGAATCTGACAGGGAGGAAGAAAAAGTTATTTGAATTGAGGTTAAAAATGAACGAGGCAAGAAAAGCGAATCAATCTGCAATGGTAgcagagaagaaaaaaacagaaGTTCCACCTGCAGAGTCTAGCAGGGGAATGTTTAAGCAAAAATGGATTGAACAGAGGAACAAGAAAATTGGGAATTCATTGGATGCTGATGGGTTAGATATGAGCAAAACATACATGCTAGATTCACAAGAGTCAGCAGAGGCAAAGTATAATAGAATGAAGGAAGCTGATCGAGATGCTTCTAATATCCAGTATGGAAAGGCACCAAAATTATCAGACGATAAGATAGAGAGGATGGTgaaggagctcaaggacagggACGAGAAGCACCAATCATTTAGTCGGAGGAGAAAGTTCCATGAAGAGAAAGACATTGACTCTATTAATGATCGTAACGAGCACTTCAACAAAAAGATTGAGCGTGCCTTTGGAAAATACACCTTGGAGATCAAGAATAACCTTGAGAGAGGAACTGCTTTACCTGATTGA
- the LOC107028434 gene encoding N-alpha-acetyltransferase 50 produces MGAGREMLISLDNVRDKNMMQLKKINTALFPIRYNDKYYSDALASADFTKLAYYSDICVGSIACRLEKKEDGAVCVYIMTLGVLAPYRGLGIGTKLSNHVLDLSTKQNSREIYLHVQTSNEDAINFYKKFGFEVTDTIKNYYTNITPPDCYVLTKFISQTKK; encoded by the exons ATGGGTGCGGGGCGTGAAATGTTAATCTCCTTGGACAATGTAAGGGACAAGAACATGATGCAACTGAAGAAGATCAACACTGCACTATTCCCAATTCGTTACAATGATAAATACTACTCTGATGCGCTCGCCTCTGCTGATTTCACCAAGCTAG CATATTATAGTGACATTTGTGTCGGTTCAATTGCGTGTCGACTTGAGAAGAAGGAAGATGGAGCTGTTTGTGTTTATATAATGACTCTGGGTGTCTTAGCTCCATATCGTGGTCTAGGTATTG GTACAAAGCTGTCAAATCATGTTCTTGATCTTAGTACAAAGCAGAATAGCAGAGAGATTTACTTGCATGTGCAGACAAGTAATGAAGATGCCATCAACTTCTATAAGAAATTTGGCTTTGAGGTCACTGATACCATCAAAAACTATTACACAAACATTACCCCACCAGACTGTTATGTCCTAACCAAGTTTATCTCTCAAACAAAGAAATGA
- the LOC107028187 gene encoding cyclin-dependent kinase F-4-like, whose product MERYLIIKEVGNGSFGNVWRALNKQTGEVVAIKKMKKKYYSWEECINLREVKSLRRMNHPNIVKLKEVINENDILYFVFEYMECNLYNLMENRPHFFVESQVRNWCFQIFQGLASIHQQGYFHRDLKPENLLVSKDYMLKIADFGSAREINSQPPYTEYVSTRWYRAPEVLLGSPIYGPAVDMWAMGAIMAELLTLRPLFPGLGEADEIYRICSVIGTPSKSEWAHGHELAGAINYQFPQIRGVTLSNVLPYVREDAINLITWLCSWDPCKRPTAVEVLQHSFFQSCFYVPPSLCSNTAAAAPSVRITANPLV is encoded by the coding sequence ATGGAAAGGTACTTGATAATTAAGGAAGTTGGtaatggttcatttgggaatgtatGGAGAGCTTTGAATAAACAGACTGGTGAAGTGGTTGCgattaagaaaatgaagaagaagtatTATTCATGGGAAGAATGCATCAACTTGAGAGAAGTCAAGTCATTGAGGAGAATGAATCATCCAAATATAGTTAAGCTCAAAGAAGTGATTAACGAGAATGACATATTATACTTTGTGTTTGAATACATGGAGTGCAACTTATATAATCTTATGGAGAATAGGCCTCATTTTTTCGTAGAGTCACAAGTGAGAAATTGGTGCTTCCAAATATTTCAAGGTCTTGCATCTATCCATCAACAAGGATACTTTCATCGCGATCTTAAGCCAGAGAACTTGTTGGTTTCAAAAgattatatgttaaaaattgCTGATTTTGGTTCTGCTAGGGAGATCAATTCTCAGCCTCCATATACTGAATATGTCTCAACACGTTGGTATCGTGCCCCTGAAGTTCTTTTAGGATCACCAATATATGGTCCTGCTGTTGATATGTGGGCAATGGGTGCAATAATGGCGGAGTTACTAACTCTTCGTCCTCTATTCCCTGGTTTGGGTGAAGCAGATGAGATTTACAGAATATGCAGTGTTATAGGTACTCCATCAAAGAGTGAATGGGCTCATGGACATGAACTTGCTGGAGCTATCAACTACCAGTTTCCACAGATACGTGGTGTTACTCTGTCTAACGTACTCCCATATGTTAGAGAGGATGCAATTAATCTAATAACTTGGCTTTGTTCGTGGGATCCTTGCAAGAGGCCAACAGCGGTGGAGGTTCTTCAGCACAGTTTCTTTCAGAGTTGCTTTTATGTACCTCCATCATTATGCTCTAACACTGCTGCTGCTGCTCCATCTGTTAGAATTACGGCAAATCCCTTAGTATAA
- the LOC107026909 gene encoding uncharacterized protein LOC107026909, with protein MGKPKAVIVGGSIAGICCAHALITAGWDVVVLEKTPQPPTGSPTGAGLGIDPFSHKIIQSWIQQPQLLQQTTLPLVIDQNQATDGETKVSQTLARDEHFNFRAAYWADLHSLLCGALPLDIVLWGYLFLSFSLYDDKSKVKVETKVLETGITINIVADLLIAADGCLSSIRQHFLPDLKLRYSGYCAWRGVLDFSNKKHSEAIINLKKVYPDLGKCLYFDLSSGTHSVFYELLNHRFNWIWYINQPEPNLKGNSVTMKVSENLVQNMHEEAEKTWVPELVRVIKEIKEPFLNVIYDCDPLEQIFWDKVVLIGDAAHPTTPHGLRSTNMSILDAAVLGKFLEKWEVENLNSALEEYQSIRLPVTTKQVLYSRRLGRIKQGLSLSDHSSFDPKAASPEDCEELQQKNMPHFYDIPSILK; from the exons ATGGGGAAACCGAAAGCAGTGATTGTTGGAGGCAGCATAGCAGGTATATGCTGTGCACATGCTCTCATCACAGCTGGTTGGGATGTTGTGGTTCTTGAGAAAACTCCACAACCTCCAACTGGTAGCCCCACTGGTGCTGGCCTTGGAATTGACCCTTTTTCTCACAAAATCATTCAATCTTGGATTCAACAACCCCAACTCCTCCAACAAACTACCTTGCCTCTCGTCATCGATCAA AACCAGGCAACTGATGGAGAAACAAAAGTGAGCCAGACATTGGCAAGGGATGAGCATTTTAATTTCAGAGCAGCTTATTGGGCTGATCTCCATAGCCTTTTGTGCGGTGCACTACCGCTAGATATTGTCTTATGGGGTTATTTGTTCCTCTCCTTTTCCTTGTATGATGACAAATCAAAAGTGAAAGTCGAAACTAAAGTTCTTGAAACGGGTATTACAATCAACATTGTTGCTGATTTGCTTATTGCTGCCGATGGTTGTCTGTCTTCAATCAGACAACATTTCCTTCCTGACCTTAAGCTGAG ATATTCAGGTTACTGTGCGTGGAGAGGGGTTCTTGATTTTTCTAATAAGAAGCACTCTGAAGCCATTATCAACCTTAAGAAAGTGTATCCAGATCTTGGAAAATGCCTGTACTTTGACCTGAGCTCTGGAACTCATAGcgtattttatgaattattgaaCCATAGGTTCAATTGGATATGGTACATTAATCAGCCCGAACCAAACCTCAAG GGGAATTCTGTTACTATGAAGGTTAGTGAAAACTTGGTTCAAAACATGCATGAAGAAGCTGAGAAGACTTGGGTTCCTGAATTGGTCAGAGTAATTAAAGAAATTAAGGAGCCTTTCCTGAATGTGATATATGATTGTGATCCTCTGGAGCAGATTTTTTGGGACAAAGTGGTGTTGATTGGAGATGCAGCTCATCCTACTACTCCTCATGGTTTGAGAAGTACAAACATGTCAATACTGGATGCAGCTGTTTTAGGCAAATTCTTAGAGAAGTGGGAAGTGGAAAATCTGAACTCTGCCCTTGAAGAATACCAGTCTATTAGGCTGCCAGTAACTACGAAGCAGGTTCTATATTCAAGGAGACTAGGTCGTATTAAACAAGGTTTATCACTTTCAGATCATTCGTCCTTTGATCCAAAAGCTGCAAGTCCAGAAGATTGTGAAGAGCTTCAGCAGAAAAACATGCCTCATTTCTACGATATTCCTTCGATATTGAAGTGA
- the LOC107026733 gene encoding V-type proton ATPase subunit c''1 produces MSAASTMAVMGASSSWSRALIQISPYTFSAVGIAIAIGVSVLGAAWGIYITGSSLIGAAIKAPRITSKNLISVIFCEAVAIYGVIVAIILQTKLESVPASKIYAAESLRAGYAIFASGIIVGFANLVCGLCVGIIGSSCALSDAQNSTLFVKILVIEIFGSALGLFGVIVGIIMSAQATWPSKTA; encoded by the exons ATGTCAGCAGCTTCAACAATGGCTGTTATGGGAGCATCAAGCTCGTGGTCGAGAGCTTTGATACAGATCTCACCTTACACTTTCTCTGCTGTCGGAATTGCCATTGCTATTGGTGTCTCTGTTCTTGGCGCCGCTTG GGGGATTTACATTACTGGAAGTAGTCTGATTGGTGCTGCAATCAAAGCTCCTCGCATCACCTCCAAGAATCTCATTAG TGTGATTTTCTGTGAAGCCGTTGCTATCTATGGTGTTATTGTGGCAATTATTCTGCAAACTAAATTAGAGAGTGTCCCAGCATCAAAGATATACGCAGCGGAGTCCCTTCGAGCAGGATATGCAATATTTGCCTCTGGAATAATTGTGGGCTTTGCCAACCTTGTTTGCGG GCTCTGCGTAGGGATTATTGGTAGCAGTTGCGCATTGTCAGATGCACAAAATTCCACCCTTTTCGTCAAGATTCTTGTGATTGAGATTTTTGGCAGTGCACTGGGATTGTTTGGAGTGATTGTGGGAATAATCATGTCAGCTCAAGCAACATGGCCTTCTAAAACAGCATGA